A stretch of the Sulfurospirillum sp. UCH001 genome encodes the following:
- a CDS encoding polysaccharide deacetylase family protein, giving the protein MLRLIFSLLLCWLPLSAIEHIKQYEIFTKQYQENDTLFLISRRFELSGVTFYLTTNTQTLQTKVRSLDPLKLMPLDENFSKTPFAKQLSAATSTYIKGGATQGITANDKAIYLSMDLCPSSKKGYESDFIEKLTKQNGKTPIAIALSSAWKEHHPKEFEALVKNPLLEITWINHTHTHFYDPKLPERKNFMLHQNTDTKTEILGLEKTLLEEGITPSVFFRFPGLVADEKLMRELRETYFLIPLGANAWIAKNEPIQKGSIILIHGNKNEPQGIAMMEKKLPEVLKTYRFKPIQEAFVQ; this is encoded by the coding sequence ATGTTACGACTAATTTTTTCTTTACTCTTATGTTGGCTTCCATTGTCTGCAATTGAGCATATTAAACAGTATGAAATCTTCACAAAACAGTATCAAGAAAACGACACCCTTTTTCTCATTTCTCGTCGTTTTGAGCTCAGTGGTGTAACATTTTATCTCACAACCAATACACAAACGCTCCAAACCAAAGTACGTTCACTTGATCCTTTAAAATTAATGCCTTTAGATGAGAATTTTTCTAAAACTCCATTTGCAAAACAATTGAGTGCTGCTACATCTACTTATATAAAAGGCGGAGCAACACAAGGTATCACGGCAAATGATAAAGCGATTTATCTTAGCATGGATCTTTGTCCATCCAGTAAAAAAGGGTATGAAAGCGATTTTATAGAAAAATTAACCAAGCAAAATGGAAAAACACCTATTGCTATTGCACTTAGTTCCGCGTGGAAAGAACATCACCCAAAAGAATTTGAGGCCCTTGTAAAAAATCCTCTTTTAGAGATTACATGGATTAATCATACGCACACTCATTTTTATGACCCTAAACTTCCTGAACGCAAAAATTTTATGTTACATCAAAACACTGATACAAAAACAGAAATTTTAGGATTAGAAAAAACGCTTTTAGAAGAAGGGATTACACCTTCTGTTTTCTTTCGTTTTCCAGGGTTAGTTGCAGATGAAAAGCTTATGAGAGAACTTAGAGAAACGTATTTTTTAATTCCTCTTGGTGCAAATGCGTGGATTGCTAAAAATGAGCCTATTCAAAAAGGAAGTATTATCCTCATTCATGGTAATAAAAATGAGCCTCAGGGAATTGCGATGATGGAGAAGAAGCTTCCTGAAGTACTTAAAACATACCGATTTAAGCCTATTCAAGAAGCGTTTGTACAGTAG
- a CDS encoding ester cyclase — MAKQIRQIIEEYYETIWNEQKLDQAHHFLHSAITFRGSLGMRVEGINGFNDYAKMLFSAFSNLYHVIEDVVVEGDKAAVRLVYSGMHTGKLFGFDPTGNRIRYSGACFFKFEDDKIVDAWVLGDLNALYGQLNVADHH; from the coding sequence ATGGCAAAACAAATTAGACAAATTATTGAAGAGTATTATGAAACCATTTGGAATGAGCAAAAACTCGATCAAGCTCATCATTTTTTACATTCTGCCATTACCTTTAGAGGTTCTTTAGGTATGCGCGTTGAAGGTATCAATGGTTTCAATGACTATGCCAAAATGCTTTTTAGTGCGTTTTCAAATCTTTACCACGTAATTGAAGATGTTGTCGTTGAAGGTGATAAAGCAGCAGTAAGACTGGTTTACTCAGGAATGCATACAGGTAAACTGTTTGGCTTTGATCCAACAGGCAATCGTATTCGCTATTCTGGTGCATGTTTTTTTAAATTTGAAGATGACAAAATTGTTGATGCATGGGTTCTAGGTGACCTTAATGCACTCTACGGACAACTTAACGTCGCTGATCACCATTAA
- a CDS encoding DMT family transporter, producing the protein MNYTKAFGITTLGMILMSFESPLIKMTHVPAQNFTFYFGLCMFVTMNLTLYSKHKNSIASIYKNHLSSILWSGLCIGLSNLLFILAIKHTSVASAVFILSTGPLVSAMIAFIFFKQKTPQRTFGAIFFVFIGLAIILFNDLELGNMEGNLYAFGCVFAFVSMLSVLERDKEANRLACFGTGALIASLLAAMTAPMIIPDSYSLWIIVFMGALLTPLSRAFIGIGTKVLPSVEVALLTIIEPVLAPFWVWILMDEKPHLNTLIGGAIIVTTLIVHSMMAYKEAKINGDQRR; encoded by the coding sequence ATGAATTACACAAAAGCTTTTGGTATTACTACACTGGGTATGATCCTCATGAGTTTTGAATCACCACTCATTAAAATGACGCATGTCCCTGCTCAGAATTTTACCTTTTACTTTGGTTTGTGTATGTTTGTGACAATGAATCTTACTTTATACTCAAAGCATAAAAACAGTATCGCTTCCATCTATAAAAATCATCTTAGCTCTATTTTGTGGAGTGGACTTTGTATAGGACTGAGCAATCTTTTGTTTATTCTAGCTATCAAACACACCAGTGTTGCGAGTGCTGTATTTATCTTAAGTACGGGACCACTAGTTAGTGCTATGATCGCTTTTATCTTTTTTAAACAAAAAACACCACAGCGTACTTTTGGCGCAATCTTTTTTGTGTTTATAGGACTTGCCATTATTTTATTCAATGACTTAGAACTTGGCAATATGGAAGGCAATCTTTACGCCTTTGGGTGTGTGTTTGCTTTTGTATCCATGTTGTCTGTTTTAGAGCGAGATAAAGAGGCTAACCGTCTTGCGTGTTTTGGAACGGGTGCTCTCATAGCATCTCTTTTAGCAGCGATGACTGCTCCTATGATTATTCCAGATAGTTATTCGCTTTGGATTATTGTCTTTATGGGCGCATTACTCACACCGCTTTCACGAGCATTTATCGGTATTGGAACGAAAGTATTACCTTCTGTTGAAGTGGCGCTTTTGACGATTATTGAGCCTGTACTTGCACCATTTTGGGTGTGGATTTTAATGGATGAGAAACCGCACCTTAATACACTCATCGGGGGAGCCATCATTGTTACGACCTTAATCGTACACTCTATGATGGCTTATAAAGAAGCAAAAATTAATGGTGATCAGCGACGTTAA
- a CDS encoding VF530 family DNA-binding protein: protein MNNNENKNNPLHGITLEKLVTELQAHYGWEKLDEMMHMNCFHENPSINSCLKFFRKTPWARAKIEKLYITFRKQQTK from the coding sequence ATGAATAACAACGAAAACAAAAACAATCCTCTGCATGGCATCACGCTTGAAAAGCTCGTCACGGAACTGCAAGCGCACTATGGCTGGGAAAAACTTGATGAGATGATGCACATGAACTGCTTTCATGAAAATCCTAGTATCAACTCATGCCTAAAATTTTTTAGAAAGACCCCTTGGGCACGTGCTAAAATAGAAAAACTCTATATCACTTTTCGTAAGCAACAGACAAAGTAG
- a CDS encoding SDR family oxidoreductase: protein MSKIVLITGATSGFGEATAEKFAKAGYKVIVTGRRKERLNALKARLSTCDIFPLCFDVTQKEEVFNAIASLPKEYKNIDILVNNAGLALGLEHANEASLDDWERMIDTNIKGLLYVTKAVLPVMVERKTGYIFNIGSTAGSWPYEGGNVYGATKAFVKQFSLNLRTDLKGTHVRVTNIEPGFSLTEFSDVRFKGDKEKADAVYKNTTPLSKEDIANAIFSLAELPAHVNVNRIEIMPTVQSYAGLSVERNN from the coding sequence ATGTCAAAAATCGTCTTAATTACAGGTGCTACTTCGGGTTTTGGAGAAGCTACTGCTGAGAAATTTGCCAAAGCTGGTTATAAAGTCATTGTCACAGGTCGTCGTAAAGAGCGTTTAAATGCTCTCAAAGCACGCTTATCCACATGCGATATCTTCCCCCTTTGTTTTGATGTTACCCAAAAGGAAGAGGTATTTAACGCTATTGCATCCCTGCCAAAAGAGTATAAAAATATCGATATTTTGGTCAATAATGCTGGTCTTGCTTTAGGATTAGAGCATGCGAATGAAGCAAGTTTAGATGATTGGGAGCGTATGATCGATACCAACATCAAAGGATTACTCTATGTTACAAAAGCGGTACTTCCTGTTATGGTTGAACGTAAAACAGGATATATTTTCAACATTGGTTCAACCGCTGGTAGTTGGCCTTATGAAGGTGGCAATGTGTATGGTGCGACAAAAGCCTTTGTCAAACAGTTTTCACTCAACCTCAGAACAGATCTTAAAGGCACACATGTTCGTGTTACCAACATTGAACCTGGTTTTTCACTCACAGAATTTTCTGATGTGCGTTTTAAAGGCGATAAAGAAAAAGCAGACGCTGTGTATAAAAACACTACACCTCTTTCAAAAGAAGACATTGCCAATGCTATCTTCTCTTTAGCAGAACTTCCAGCACACGTCAATGTCAATCGTATTGAAATTATGCCAACCGTTCAAAGTTACGCGGGCTTAAGCGTAGAGCGCAATAATTAA
- a CDS encoding branched-chain amino acid ABC transporter substrate-binding protein produces MKKMFPKLTASLAVCSVLVSTSIAADVIKIGVQAPITGQYANEGQSIDNGVKLIVDQYNAKGGVLGKKIEVVTCDDQGTAQQAAICAKKLVNEGVKAVIGSYTSGATEAAQTTYFRAGVLQTSDGTSDSLIAHKYWTFFRNSFPNSAEADYTAKYFVEGKQYKKIVILSDYSSYSTDLADATVKALKAKNANIIYEGKIKSGTQNFTATLTKIKSMEPDVIYFSGYYTDGGLLRAQQLQLGIKADFVGGDSNDNPDYMKLAGDSAKGTLLINVPTPDILPYDIAKTFLVDYKAKFNAMPASIWSLMNVDGLRAILHVMEQTKSEDTKVIAEGLHKLKDFPGITGPVTFREDGERIGGGYMTYEVQADKSYKIVYQ; encoded by the coding sequence ATGAAGAAAATGTTTCCAAAATTGACTGCTTCTTTAGCAGTATGTTCTGTGCTTGTAAGTACAAGCATCGCAGCTGATGTGATTAAAATTGGTGTGCAAGCACCAATTACTGGGCAGTATGCCAATGAAGGTCAAAGCATTGATAATGGTGTTAAACTCATCGTTGATCAGTACAATGCTAAAGGTGGCGTTTTAGGTAAAAAAATCGAAGTTGTCACATGTGATGACCAAGGTACAGCGCAACAAGCAGCAATTTGTGCAAAAAAACTTGTCAATGAAGGTGTAAAAGCCGTTATTGGTTCTTACACATCAGGTGCAACGGAAGCAGCGCAAACAACGTACTTTAGAGCAGGTGTCCTTCAAACCAGCGATGGTACAAGTGACTCTTTGATCGCGCACAAATACTGGACATTTTTTAGAAATTCATTCCCGAACAGTGCGGAAGCAGACTATACAGCAAAATATTTTGTAGAGGGTAAACAGTACAAAAAAATCGTTATTCTCTCTGATTATTCAAGCTATTCTACAGACTTAGCGGATGCTACGGTAAAAGCACTTAAAGCAAAAAATGCCAACATCATTTATGAAGGCAAAATCAAGTCTGGTACTCAGAACTTTACAGCAACACTCACAAAAATCAAGTCAATGGAACCAGATGTTATCTACTTTAGCGGCTACTACACTGATGGTGGATTACTACGTGCACAACAGCTTCAACTTGGCATCAAAGCAGACTTTGTTGGTGGCGACTCTAACGACAATCCTGATTATATGAAACTAGCAGGCGATAGCGCTAAAGGAACACTTCTTATCAACGTACCAACGCCAGACATCCTTCCGTATGATATTGCTAAAACATTCCTAGTAGACTACAAAGCAAAATTCAACGCGATGCCAGCGTCTATTTGGTCACTGATGAACGTAGATGGCTTGCGTGCCATTTTACATGTAATGGAACAAACCAAGTCTGAAGATACGAAAGTGATTGCGGAAGGCTTACATAAACTCAAAGATTTCCCAGGTATTACAGGTCCTGTTACCTTTAGAGAAGATGGTGAGCGTATTGGTGGTGGCTATATGACGTATGAAGTTCAAGCGGATAAAAGCTATAAGATTGTTTACCAATAA
- a CDS encoding branched-chain amino acid ABC transporter permease, protein MDIFLQQMVNGLTIGSLYALVALGYTMVYGVMRLINFAHGDLVAFSAFIGLSVYAQIFGESVTSLIAVITVFVFTAAIVAVVGVLLERLAYRPLRTAPRLSAVVSALGAGLVIQNSVMLIWGPNMKIFPSNLFPATIWEIGGIVITFTQVMILGLSSVLMVGLYFFIHQTKIGTAIRAVAIDQDAAKLMGINVNRIIMIIFIIGSSLGAVAGLFIGTYYRGVTFDMGWMYGLNAFVAAIMGGIGNIPGAMLGGLLLGLFNAMITGYISTQWAETFTFVLLIAILVFRPTGILGETVAEKV, encoded by the coding sequence ATGGATATTTTCTTACAACAAATGGTCAATGGCCTTACCATCGGGAGTCTTTATGCACTGGTTGCATTAGGCTATACAATGGTGTATGGTGTTATGCGACTGATTAACTTTGCACACGGTGATCTCGTTGCGTTTTCAGCGTTTATTGGCTTAAGTGTTTATGCCCAAATCTTCGGAGAGAGTGTGACTTCATTGATTGCAGTCATTACAGTTTTTGTATTTACTGCTGCCATCGTTGCTGTTGTGGGTGTACTTCTTGAGCGCCTAGCGTATAGACCTTTACGAACTGCACCACGCCTTAGTGCTGTTGTTTCAGCACTTGGAGCAGGGTTGGTCATTCAAAACTCGGTGATGCTGATTTGGGGTCCTAATATGAAAATCTTCCCTTCCAACCTTTTCCCTGCAACCATTTGGGAAATAGGGGGTATTGTTATTACCTTTACTCAAGTAATGATTTTGGGGCTTTCATCGGTGTTGATGGTAGGACTTTACTTTTTCATTCATCAAACCAAAATTGGAACAGCCATTCGTGCCGTTGCTATTGATCAAGACGCGGCAAAACTCATGGGCATTAATGTCAATCGCATCATTATGATTATCTTCATCATAGGCTCTTCACTAGGTGCCGTGGCAGGACTTTTCATTGGAACATACTATCGTGGTGTTACATTTGATATGGGATGGATGTACGGACTTAATGCCTTTGTTGCAGCAATTATGGGTGGTATCGGTAATATTCCAGGTGCGATGTTAGGAGGCCTTCTTTTAGGGCTTTTCAATGCAATGATTACAGGGTACATCTCCACACAATGGGCAGAAACGTTTACGTTTGTGCTTCTCATTGCAATTTTAGTCTTTAGACCAACGGGTATTCTTGGCGAAACCGTAGCGGAGAAAGTATGA
- a CDS encoding branched-chain amino acid ABC transporter permease — MMNKTSMIAIALLVFMGLYPLFVDSAWLAVGTTFLVFSVVALSQDIILGRAGVFHMGHAMFFGLGAYTTAILNVHFGLPILATWAPAVLVPMLVAFIMVAPIIHLRGDYLLVATIGFNIIFIQVLENDIFGLTGGPNGLFGIDVVRVLGFDFNSQTHMYYMAFILLGITLFIMRNLDKSKFGRAMFYIHKDEIAAQSMGINVRYFKLYAFILGAGIAGAAGSMFSVQYSAVSPEAFNVTQSIMFFTIVLVGGSASLPGVLIGTFVMFVLPEMFREFETARYLVFGVAMILTMILRPRGIWPVKFGNIPDFLKKGVK; from the coding sequence ATGATGAATAAAACCAGTATGATAGCGATAGCACTACTCGTTTTTATGGGGCTTTATCCACTTTTTGTGGACTCTGCATGGTTAGCGGTTGGTACAACATTTTTGGTCTTCTCTGTGGTTGCTCTCTCTCAAGACATTATCTTAGGGCGAGCGGGTGTATTTCACATGGGACATGCGATGTTCTTTGGTTTGGGTGCATATACGACAGCCATTTTAAATGTACATTTTGGTCTTCCTATTTTAGCAACATGGGCGCCTGCTGTGTTGGTTCCTATGCTGGTTGCGTTTATCATGGTAGCTCCGATTATTCACTTAAGAGGTGACTATTTATTGGTTGCAACGATTGGTTTTAACATCATCTTTATTCAAGTACTTGAAAATGACATCTTTGGTTTAACAGGAGGACCGAACGGTCTTTTTGGTATCGATGTTGTACGTGTTCTTGGATTTGACTTTAATTCGCAAACACATATGTACTACATGGCGTTTATTCTTCTAGGTATTACGCTGTTTATTATGCGTAACTTGGACAAAAGCAAATTTGGTCGCGCGATGTTTTACATTCACAAAGATGAAATTGCAGCACAAAGTATGGGTATCAATGTACGTTATTTTAAACTCTATGCGTTTATCTTAGGTGCAGGTATAGCAGGTGCTGCTGGAAGTATGTTTTCCGTTCAGTACTCAGCGGTGAGCCCAGAAGCATTTAACGTAACACAGTCGATTATGTTTTTTACCATTGTTTTAGTAGGTGGTTCTGCATCTCTTCCCGGTGTTTTAATTGGAACATTTGTGATGTTCGTATTGCCTGAGATGTTTAGAGAGTTTGAAACAGCACGTTATTTGGTCTTTGGTGTTGCCATGATCTTAACGATGATTTTACGCCCTCGTGGTATTTGGCCTGTTAAATTTGGCAATATCCCTGATTTCCTTAAAAAGGGGGTAAAATGA